A stretch of DNA from Dokdonia sp. PRO95:
CTCCCAGATGGTGGTAAGAACCACTTCTGCTTGTTTTAACTCTCCTGTGGTCGTAGTTTGCGTATCATCTGTAAAATAGTCTAGGCTAAAAGTTTCCGAAGCCGACTCTAAAGTTCTCAGAGAGAAGTCTGCCCTTACTTGAAGGTTACGCACTACTTCTACTTCGGCTGCAATATTTGCTAGCTTGATCGAGGTAAGTTTATCGTTGGTCGCTGTATTTACTAGTGAGGATGATGCTAGATTTCTACCTAGCACGTCTCTAGAGGTTGTAAGGCTCGCTCCTATTTGCTCAACGTCTTGTCTATATCCACCAGAGACAATAAATCTACTCTTTTTATCTAGCAGCCATTTTCCTGAGATTCCAAATTTTCCTTTTTTATCCTTAAATCCGTAGGCTAGAAATCCTTCTAATCTCCATGGATCATTCTGTGAGAAATAAGTTCTTCCTCCCGTGCGCACACGCAATCCCTCTACCTCATTAAACCCAAAGGTTGAGAATATAGGCCCGTAGTCAAAGTTAAGGCTTGGGATCTCATAGTATCCAGATGCCAGAATGGAGCCGAGGTTATAAAGATTTTTAAATTTCTTTACCGTTTTTAAGGTGTCAAGCATCTTATAAACTCCTAGCTCATCTTTACTAAGCGCCTCTTTTCTATTTTCTTGCCAGAAGGCATCACTACGATTAAAAACGTCCTTATCGTAGTTATAAACCTGCCTGTCATAAAAGTCCTTTTCTAGCTTATTATCAAAGTTGTGATTATCGTATAGTGTCGTTCGTTTACCATACATACCTCTTGACTCCTCTTTTTCGCGCAAAGCGAAATCAGATAAAAAGTAATCTCTTGAAAGTAAGAAGGTGCTATCATTTACGATATCAAATTCTTGCTCCATGTAAATCTCTTTTACCCAGTTTACATTTGCACTTTTAGAAAGCTGCATATTGATTTCCTTAATGGCCCATGTAGAGTCATTAACCCAGAAATCTCCTTTAAAGGTAAGTTCGTTTTTACGTCTCGGGTAGTAGATAATGTTATAACACCACTTATTGTTGATATAAGCGCTATCTGCAAGTACATAGTTATAGGTTTGGATACCTGTACGAGAAATTGGACTTGTAAAACTCTTGTCAAAAAACTGTAGGTAGTTATCATAGATGTCATAGTCACTATATAGACTTTTTACAAAACCTATGATAGTTTGATTCTCACTAAAACCACTGTTTTTATTACCTTCTAGAATCTCCTTTTCCTTATTAATCTCATTATCCCCATATACTTTTGAAAATGCCTCGTTTACAAAAATAGGCAGGTACGTTTTTCCAGTAATACGGCTTGTGTCTGTCTGCTCAAAGATGAACTCCATCCCTCTAAAGATGCGGCTATTAATAAGCGCACTATCAATCGTATTAAGATCAAACTCTAGCTTCTCATACTTATCATAAGCATATTGCTTGTACTGTTTTAATCCGTTCTGGCGTTTATTTGCCCATATTTTACGAAGAATATCTACCGCTGGGTTATTCTTCTTATCTGTTTTTCCAGTAAATATGACTACCTCATCAAGCGAGCCTGCCTCTTCCTCTAAGACTACTTTCATCTCATAATTTACCTTCTCACTCAAGTTTATCACCTTGTTTGAAAAACCTATAAATGAAAAACGCACTTGATCCCATGTTTGTTCAGACTCAAGATAAAAACGCCCATCTTCATTAGTTATAGTACCCTCATTAGACCCTACAAATATGACATTTACAAAAGGTAAGCCGTTACCATCTGCGTCAAAAATCTCACCACTCACTTTAGTTTGACTAAACAAATTTGCTACGCAAAATATGCTAGCGATGATGAGAAAAAAATTATACTTCATGTTAAACAATCTATGTTGATAGCCTATTAATTGGGGACACCATTAGTTAAAACTATGTACCATCAAATCTTTGACAGTACATTTATCACAACCTTACTCAAAGGTGAAATAAATTAAAAAATCCCTTCCAGTTATGAAAGGGATTAAATCTTATTCCGCTTTCGCGAAAATATTATTTATACATCACCTTTCTAACCGCATTTACCACGTCGTCGCTGTTAGGCAACCACTCTTTAAGTAATACTGGTGAGTATGGTGCAGGTGTATCTGCTGTATTTATACGTTGTATAGGAGCATCTAAGTGATCAAAACAATGCGCTTGTACTTGATATGTGATTTCTGTAGAAACGTTTCCAAAAGGCCAAGCCTCTTCAAGAATCACAAGTCTGTTTGTTTTTCTTACAGACTCAAAAATAGCTTCCTTATCTAAAGGTCTTACAGTACGTAAATCAATAATCTCACAAGAAATCCCTTCCTCTGCAAGTTGATCTGCCGCTTTGTAAGCTTCCTTAATAATTTTTCCAAAAGAAACGATTGTTACATCTTTCCCTTCACGCTTAACATCTGCAACACCTATAGGTAATACATATTCTCCATCAGGCACTTCTCCTTTATCACCATACATTTGCTCAGACTCCATGAAAATTACAGGGTCGTTATCACGTATTGCTGCTTTTAAAAGCCCTTTTGCATCATAAGGATTAGAAGGTACTACCACCTTAAGACCTGGTGTGTTTGCAAACCAGTTTTCAAAAGCTTGAGAGTGTGTTGCCCCCAGTTGTCCTGCAGATCCCGTAGGACCACGAAAAACTATAGGACATGGAAACTGTCCTCCAGACATTTGTCTAATTTTGGCAGCGTTATTTATAATCTGATCAATACCTACCAGTGAGAAGTTAAACGTCATATACTCAACAATAGGACGCAGTCCTGTCATTGTGCTTCCTACACCTATTCCTCCAAAACCAAGCTCTGCAATAGGAGTATCAATAACCCTATCTGCTCCAAACTCGTCTAGCATTCCCTTTGACGCCTTATAAGCTCCATTATATTCTGCTACCTCTTCACCCATTAAATAAACAGACTGATCACGGCGCATTTCTTCGCTCATTGCCTCACAAATGGCTTCTCTAAACTGGATTGTTCTCATAATATATAAACCGCTACGGCGGAAATTTAATCAAGGTTCCTCATAACATAGAGAATTACCTTATTAATATTGTCTTCTTTAACAATCACAAAAATAAGCAATTCCAAAACCTCAATAAATTACATTTTTGTAAAATTTTACTATGCACGCACAGTAAATTATACTTTTTTATGTTATTTTTGTTACGAAAACGAAATAGTTTAGGATTACGCTTTCGCGAAAGCGTACCTTTATATAAAATATAAATTCTATGAAAATATTAGTGTGCATCAGTCACGTACCTGATACGACATCAAAAATTAACTTCACAGACGGAGATACAAAATTTGACACTAACGGTGTTCAGTTTGTAATCAACCCTAACGATGAGTTTGGATTGACACGTGCTATGTGGTTTAAAGAAAAGCAAGGAGCCTCTGTAGACGTAATTAACGTAGGAGGACCAGAGACAGAACCTACATTGCGTAAAGCACTTGCAATAGGGGCAGATACTGCCATCCGTGTAAATGCTGAGGCAAAAGACGGTTTTCAAGTTGCAAAGGAGCTTGCAAAAGTTGTTCAAGATGGAGGTTACGATCTAGTTATTGCTGGACGTGAGTCTATTGACTACAACGGTGGTATGGTACCTGGAATGCTTGCTGGAATTACAGGAGCAAACTTTGTAAACACGTGTATTTCTTTAGATATAGATGGCACAACTGCTACAGCGACTAGAGAAATAGATGGTGGAAAAGAAACAGTAAAGACTTCGCTTCCTCTAGTAATAGGAGGTCAAAAAGGTCTTGTAGAAGAAAGCGACTTACGTATTCCTAACATGAGAGGGATCATGATGGCTCGTAAAAAACCATTAAACGTGGTAGAACCTTCTGGAGCTGGGACTGAAACTAATACAGTTTCTTTTGAAAAACCTGCACCTAAAGGAGCTGTTAAGCTTGTAGAAACAGTAGATGAGCTAATCGACCTGTTACATAACGAAGCAAAAGCTATCTAAGTTATCTTATCGTAAGATAGGAGAC
This window harbors:
- a CDS encoding DUF5686 and carboxypeptidase-like regulatory domain-containing protein — encoded protein: MKYNFFLIIASIFCVANLFSQTKVSGEIFDADGNGLPFVNVIFVGSNEGTITNEDGRFYLESEQTWDQVRFSFIGFSNKVINLSEKVNYEMKVVLEEEAGSLDEVVIFTGKTDKKNNPAVDILRKIWANKRQNGLKQYKQYAYDKYEKLEFDLNTIDSALINSRIFRGMEFIFEQTDTSRITGKTYLPIFVNEAFSKVYGDNEINKEKEILEGNKNSGFSENQTIIGFVKSLYSDYDIYDNYLQFFDKSFTSPISRTGIQTYNYVLADSAYINNKWCYNIIYYPRRKNELTFKGDFWVNDSTWAIKEINMQLSKSANVNWVKEIYMEQEFDIVNDSTFLLSRDYFLSDFALREKEESRGMYGKRTTLYDNHNFDNKLEKDFYDRQVYNYDKDVFNRSDAFWQENRKEALSKDELGVYKMLDTLKTVKKFKNLYNLGSILASGYYEIPSLNFDYGPIFSTFGFNEVEGLRVRTGGRTYFSQNDPWRLEGFLAYGFKDKKGKFGISGKWLLDKKSRFIVSGGYRQDVEQIGASLTTSRDVLGRNLASSSLVNTATNDKLTSIKLANIAAEVEVVRNLQVRADFSLRTLESASETFSLDYFTDDTQTTTTGELKQAEVVLTTIWEPGKKTSGFGVERRVTNEWFPSFYASYTRGLEGTLDSDFAYDKVQFSARKAIRIGGLGTLTASTEIGKTFDEVPLALLSPVPGNQSLFSIFNTFSQLNFYEFTTDEYASLQLEHNFGGRIFNRIPLLKNLNLREIVSVRGVIGNISQGNIDLNRPAFESLLFEEGQPITAITPSMVAPSVEPYYEYSVGVGNIFKVFRIDLNFRGNYNSVPDARKIGVTGSFGFYF
- a CDS encoding pyruvate dehydrogenase complex E1 component subunit beta, translated to MRTIQFREAICEAMSEEMRRDQSVYLMGEEVAEYNGAYKASKGMLDEFGADRVIDTPIAELGFGGIGVGSTMTGLRPIVEYMTFNFSLVGIDQIINNAAKIRQMSGGQFPCPIVFRGPTGSAGQLGATHSQAFENWFANTPGLKVVVPSNPYDAKGLLKAAIRDNDPVIFMESEQMYGDKGEVPDGEYVLPIGVADVKREGKDVTIVSFGKIIKEAYKAADQLAEEGISCEIIDLRTVRPLDKEAIFESVRKTNRLVILEEAWPFGNVSTEITYQVQAHCFDHLDAPIQRINTADTPAPYSPVLLKEWLPNSDDVVNAVRKVMYK
- a CDS encoding electron transfer flavoprotein subunit beta/FixA family protein; its protein translation is MKILVCISHVPDTTSKINFTDGDTKFDTNGVQFVINPNDEFGLTRAMWFKEKQGASVDVINVGGPETEPTLRKALAIGADTAIRVNAEAKDGFQVAKELAKVVQDGGYDLVIAGRESIDYNGGMVPGMLAGITGANFVNTCISLDIDGTTATATREIDGGKETVKTSLPLVIGGQKGLVEESDLRIPNMRGIMMARKKPLNVVEPSGAGTETNTVSFEKPAPKGAVKLVETVDELIDLLHNEAKAI